The Hyphococcus flavus genome contains a region encoding:
- the tsaD gene encoding tRNA (adenosine(37)-N6)-threonylcarbamoyltransferase complex transferase subunit TsaD: MSASESYVLGIETSCDDTAAAVVLRRADGSCRILSNEVWAQHDDHAAYGGVVPEIAARSHVERLDATIEKAVAAAGVDYDQLAAVAATAGPGLVGGVMVGLTAAKAVALAHDLPLFPINHLEGHALSVRLTEKAAFPYLLLLISGGHTQLIRVAGVGDYERLGTTIDDAAGESFDKTAKLLGLGAPGGPMIEAAAVGGRTDRFALPEPLKRREGCDFSFSGLKTAVREAAEGIPSPTGQDVADIAASFQIAAARHLAQRTEKAMGIMGSHGEGRLVAAGGVAANCTIKKMLQQLCAANSWRLIVPPPKYCTDNGAMIAWAGAERLAAGLIPDQAEAMRLAPRARWPLALHEDGGKLGSGRKGPKA, translated from the coding sequence ATGAGCGCATCGGAATCATACGTCCTCGGCATTGAGACAAGCTGCGATGACACCGCCGCCGCCGTTGTGCTTCGACGCGCTGACGGAAGCTGCCGAATATTGTCGAATGAAGTCTGGGCGCAACATGACGATCACGCAGCTTACGGCGGCGTGGTGCCCGAGATTGCGGCGCGCTCTCATGTGGAGCGTCTCGACGCAACTATCGAAAAAGCCGTTGCAGCAGCAGGCGTTGACTATGATCAGCTAGCAGCCGTAGCCGCAACGGCCGGCCCTGGCCTGGTTGGCGGGGTCATGGTCGGACTGACCGCGGCAAAGGCCGTTGCGCTGGCCCATGACCTGCCGCTGTTCCCGATCAATCACCTCGAAGGGCATGCCTTGTCGGTCAGGCTGACCGAGAAAGCGGCTTTTCCGTATTTACTGCTGCTGATTTCCGGCGGCCATACCCAGTTGATCCGTGTCGCCGGCGTTGGCGATTATGAACGGCTTGGCACGACCATAGACGATGCCGCCGGGGAATCGTTCGATAAGACGGCAAAGTTGCTGGGCCTGGGTGCGCCGGGCGGACCCATGATCGAGGCGGCGGCGGTTGGTGGCCGCACGGACCGGTTCGCTTTGCCCGAACCGCTGAAACGCCGTGAGGGATGCGATTTTTCATTTTCAGGACTTAAGACCGCCGTACGTGAAGCGGCCGAGGGCATCCCAAGCCCTACCGGACAGGATGTGGCCGACATCGCCGCATCGTTCCAGATTGCTGCGGCGAGGCATCTTGCCCAGCGCACGGAAAAAGCCATGGGGATCATGGGATCGCATGGCGAGGGCCGGCTGGTCGCTGCGGGCGGGGTCGCCGCAAACTGCACCATCAAAAAAATGCTGCAGCAATTGTGCGCAGCAAATTCCTGGCGCTTGATCGTCCCGCCGCCCAAATACTGCACAGACAACGGGGCCATGATCGCCTGGGCTGGCGCGGAAAGACTGGCTGCAGGGCTGATACCGGATCAAGCAGAAGCCATGCGCCTTGCGCCGCGGGCCCGCTGGCCGCTGGCGCTTCACGAGGATGGCGGCAAGCTGGGCAGCGGGCGGAAAGGCCCGAAGGCATAA